GCAGgctctgcttgttgttgttgttctggcaactgttgttgttgttgttgttgttattattactgGGCATGGCCATGGATTGGGGCGTTGGAGTGGGCGTGCCGGGTGGCGTGGCCATCTGCTCGTCATCGGAACAGTCGGAGGCGCCCTGCTCGCCATTGTGACTGCGTCCGCTGTGCTTCTTCATGTGGCGCAGCATGCTGTGCTTCAGCGTGAACTTGCGCAAACAGATCTCGCACTGGAACGGCCTTTCGCCGGAATGTGTGCGCATATGTCGCCGCAAATCCTCCGTGGACCAGAAGCGACGCACACAGAACGCACAGATCACCTTCCGATTGCTGTAGTCCGGATATTTGCCATTGCCGCGACCCGCCGGCGCCAGCGATTCATCCTCGGAGCCAGCTGTTGCCAggggctgctgttgctgaggATTGGGCAGCTGTTGGTCGTGGAGCGCCTCCGTTTCGATGGCGCCCTTGGCCAACAGCAGGGCAAACTCCTGGCCATGCAGCTGCTTGATGTGCTCGAGGCACTGCAGCCGCTCGCCGAACGAGAACTCGCATAGATGACATTTGTACGGCAGCTCACTGCCGTTACCCTCCCCTCCAGTTGGACTATTTCCAGCTCCGGCTCCAGCTgcggcaacggcggcagcggcggccaGTTGCTGGCGCAGCTGTGCCGCGGCCGTCAGCTGCtggatgagctgctgctgctgctcccgttCCCTTTCACGCTCTCTTTCGCGTTCCCGCTCGCGTTCACGTTCCCGTTCCCTTTCGCGCTCCCTTTCGCGCTCCGCCTCGGCTGCCTTGCGGCGTCGCTGCTCCTCCAAGGCGATCTCTTCAACGGACTTGGGCACGGGTATCGGTTCGCTGACATCCTCGGTGGGCACATAGACGCTCATTGCGGACTCGACATTGCCGTGCTTGCGCAACAGATGCCGATCGCAGTTGCTCTTCGTGGTGAACAGCAGCGGGCAATGGGAGCACTTGAAGGGCTTTTGGCCCGTATGGGTGAGAATGTGGCGCCGGAGCGAGCTGCTCCACGGGAACATGCGCTGGCAATACGGGCAGCTGACACGATTCGGTGCCAGACTGTAGGCGGACTTCTTTTTCGGttcgttgcagctgctgctggtcacGTCCTCGGTGCCGGAATTGTTGCTCTCGCTGGCGCTGCCGGAGGCGACTAGGCCCTCCTCGTCGCTCTGTTCCATATGATTGGCCACGTCGCTTGGCCGGAAATAGCTGTTGAAGGAGACCTGATTGCTGGTCGCGTTGTCCACCAGCTTGGCCACCGGCACCAGATCCTGAGATTCGTCCTTGAACGGCGAACTGGCCACATCTTTCAAGGATTTGGCCACCGATTCTGCTTGGGCTATCATTGTTTTCATCGtagtgggcgtgggcgtggctgctactgctgctgctgctgctgctgctgctgctgctgcagttgtggGCGTTGGCATGGCCACAGCATCAGATTCGGGATCGGGATCGGGCTTGGCCTGCGCCTTGATCACCTGCTCCAGTATGCTCTCCGCTACCTTTTTGGCTGCCTCAATTGGTGTGCCGGGGCGTTGCAATGTGGGCGTTGCCGCCGTCGCGGGCTCCACGAGCTGTTCCGCCTGCTCCTCGTCATCCTCCTCCATTTCGAGCTCCTCCTCCGGCTCTTCATCCGTATCGTCAAACTCCTCCTCCTCAACCTCATCGTCCTCGTCTATGATCAGCTTGGGCGGCTCATCGTCGTCCGCAGCAGCTCCGTTCTGGTTGTTGCCGggatgtggctgctgctgctgctgctcctgcttgttgttgttgttgttgttgtagttgaaGTGGAGCAGCGCGCTGCTTGAGCCATGCGCCAGCGCCTGCTGCAACAGATCCGTATCCTTGCGCGCCTTCAGCTGTTGCGCCAATATCGCATACTTCACCTGCTCCGAGATGGGCGGATGCgcatgctgctgttgctgctgctgctgctgctgcgccagaTTCGacatggcagctgctgctgctgctgccgccgctgccgctgccgccgccgccgccgcattTGAGCTGGCCGCGCGTCCGCGCATCACATGGTGTCCGCTGCGCTGGCGCTGTGCATAGTACTGGGGATGCTGCTGCTTAACATGTCGCTCCATGTTGGAGCGCAGCGTGAAACGGGCGGAGCAGTGCTCGCAGGCGAAGGGACGCTCGGTGCGATAGCGACGCTGCTTCTGCTTGGGCATCAGGACGCCGTTCTTGATGACCATCTTGACGGGTCCGCCCGCTGGCACGGGCACTGGCACGGCCATGGGCATGGGCACGGGCatggcagcaactgttgccggCGTCGCAGCTGCATTCGCTTGCGATTtatctgttgctgttgttgccgttgccggcgGCGGAGGCGCCATATAGCTGAAGAATGAGAAGCCCGGCGTCTGCTGGAACATGAGATTGCGCAGCAATTGCTGCATATATTGCGTGGTCGCATCGCCAccaaacagctgctgctgctgctgctgttgcacctgttgcagctgttgcaccTGTTgcacctgttgctgctgtagctggAGCAGCTCGTGCTCCTGTTCGCGTTCGCGTTCCCGTTCGCGCTGGCGCTCCAGCTGCTGTGTGGGCTTCTTGCTCAGATCCAGCACATCCATGCTGAGATCCATGGCCGGCGGCGCTGGCGGTTTCTCCACCAGCTGATCCAAGCTCTTCACCTGTATCTTGAGCGGCGTCGCCGGCGTCGGCAACGGCGGTTTGGTGCACGGCTCGGCGAGCAACATGTGCTTCAGCTGCGACTCTGTCGCCGGCGGCGGCAAAGGAAGCGGAAGCGGCGGTGGCGGGCTGAGCGAGCGATAGCTAAGCTCGGCCAGATCCGTGTCCTGGCCCGCGGCCCGTTTGTTATTCTCCTCGCAGCTGGCATCCTCCGCCGGATGATAGACAATGGCGCGCTTGACCTCCTCGCGGCTCGTCTTGCCATGTCGATTGCGCAGATGCCGCTCACAGTTGGCCTTCGTGGTGAATGCATAATTGCACACGGCACACTCGTACGGCCGATCTCCGTTGTGGGTGCGCATGTGCCGCACCAGCGCCGCCTTGTCGCAAACGGCATATGGGCACATGTTGCAGCGAAAGGGTCCGGCGGCGCCGACAGCGGCCAGATGGACACGATTGTGGCCCTTGAGGGCGCGCAGATTGGGAAAGACGGCGCTGCACAGTTTGCAGGGGAATTCGCCGCGCAGTTTCATGCGCCGAAATTCGCTGGTGAACGCATCTTGGGCCTCCTCCTCGCCGTCGCGCCCATCCAGACTGTACTGGCTGGAGCAGGGCGTGTTTACGGACTGCTCGAAGTTGCGCAGGAAACTTGACGTACAGCTGGAGCTGGTCATGTGCAGTATGCTTTGTATATCGGCCAGATCCTGACGCTGCTCCGATGGCTCCCGCTTGATGGGCGACGGCAGGCCGCCGGCCTTGCCTTTCAGATAGAGCTGCTGAAAGAACTCGTCCCGTTCGCTGCTGGCCAattgctcctcctcctcctcctcctcatccgcatactgctgctgctcgtgctGCTCCTGGTCGTGCTCGTGCTCCTCCAGCTTGTGCAGCGGGGAGCTGCTGGCGCcgagcagcggcggcagctgcagctggccgcGACAGCTGTGCGCCTGCAGCTGCCGATGGCTGGCAAAGATCACCTCACATTCGCGACACTTGGCTGGTATGTCCGGATGCGCTGCATCCAGATGCGCGCACAGCGCCGGCAATGTCTCAAATTCGCCCGTATTACATGCCGGACAGCTCTGCAGTCCCGGCGAGGGACTGGGcgtgctgccgccgccgccgccggtgGCCAACAATGTGGCCACATCCGGCGTGCTCGTGATCATTTGTGCCACATCCACGCtctccgcatccgcatccgcatccgagTCCAGCTCTGGCTCCGGTTCGAGCTCCGGCTCGGGCTCCGACTTGGGCTGCTTTGGCTGCTCCTCGTCGCTgagaatgttgttgttgttgatgttcgTCTTCGGCCTTCGCTGCTTGCAcgccagcaacagttgctgctgctgctgcttatgctcaccgttgctgttgctgttgttcttgttcgtttgctcgctgttgttgttgttgttgttgttgttattgttgctgttgttgctgctgctggcactgctgctgctggacacATCCGTCGAGCAGCTGGCATCGCTCTCGTAGCTTTCAGCGCGCCCAGCTGCCGCGCCCGCATGTtgctgccgtcgctgctgctgctgtgcatgttgctgctgtgcatgTTGCTGCGgtgcatgttgctgctgtgtctgttgctgctgctgctgcgtcggctgctgctgctgcgtcgtcTGGTGCTGCTTGTGGGTGCGCATGTGCCGGTGCATGTTGCCGTTCGTCGTGAATGTCAGATGGCAATAGCGACAGTTGAACGGACGCTCGCCCGTGTGCACCAGCACGTGTCTGTCCAGCGAGGAGGCGGATGATAGCACCTAAAAAGGTGGGGCGCGTTGCCAAGTGAGAAATGGATGGAAGAAGCACAAGTTAGTCGGCAATCAAAAACTATCAAGAGTTCGCGTGATCAAATCATTTCAATTTCCTGTCAAAACTCGGCGCATTCGCTCCATTTTGAGATCGAGACCTCAAGTAACTCGGGATTGTATCATCCAATTTCTCTAAAACTTTCAGAGCTTAAACAGAGAGTGTAAAAGTGTGTATATACCAAGGCCCAGAAGTGTGCCTCTTAAAATTAcctatttttccattttcttatCAAATGGGGAATATTATCTACATTATGGTATATTCCCAGTCTGCATATGCTATCCTAGATCCTGCCTACCAAGTTGGGTGCatatagctcttataatcCTCGAGTTATCTGGAAATAATCAATTctcaaaatcgatttttatcgatttttatcgattttatgCAAATAGAAACTATCGAAAAAAAGCGGATTTAAACTAGAGGTCAACAACCTCCGCGCTCAAGAGCAACCTCATTCGTCCAAAAAATCCCACTAGTTCAACGGTAGTCGACTATGCAATACCCTATAATTGGTTAAGCAAAACATTTATGGTTCAGTTAGATAACTTTTGACTTTTTACCCTGTAATTGCGTTCAAAAAGCATCTTTTTCTTTTGGATTTCTAATTTGATCGGTTGATCGACTATgggaataccctgtaaatgggCACTTTGAAACTCATGTTTTACTTTTCGTCGCTTTAGACAATAGTCGCGCGTTGTACTACCCTGTAACTGGCTATCCAGAGTTTATCTTGTTTTGATTTAACAGTAGTCGAccatttaaataccctttattATCTCGACAGTAGTCGACTACTTCATACCCTTCAAGTTTATCttttctataccctgtaattgtaattgtcgTTTATTTTCCAAGCTATCTCGACAGTAGTCGATAatcttataccctgtactaaaGCTTACCTTGGAGCAGATGCGGCAGGTGAAGTTCTCGGTATCGCCGTTGGCGTAGTTGTGGCAACGTATGTGATTGGTGAACTCGTGGGGCGTGGCCGAGACGACCTCGCAGATGGGGCAAACATATTTCATGTGCTCGTCGCCGGCGCCAATGCCGGACTCGGCGCTCGAGTGGCACAGGCCTTGGGGCGAGCTGCCGCCAGAGCTGCTGCTTGAGgccaattgctgctgctgttgctgctgcgctgccgacgctgacgctgactgCGCCGCGCTGCTGGCGCTGAGCAAATAGCCGCTGTGCGCGCTCCCATCCACAAAGCCAGACTCGGAGAGCTCCCCGTTGTTGCCATTGATGCTGCTCGCGCTGCTGCGGTTCAGGCGAAACTTTTTGCGCAGCGAACTGGCATCGCCGCCGGCGCTGTAGTCGACGACGATGCTGGCGctggcagcggctgcggcagcgacTGCATTTCCGCTGCGTCGCTGCTTGTGCCGCAGTCGCTGCGCGGActgctccagcagctgctgctgctgctgttgctgctgctgcagctgcagctgctcctcaTCCTCGTCGGAGAGCaactgttgcggctgctgctgcagctggcgcaGTTTGCGCTTGCGCGACGTCGCCTCGTgcggcgtcgacgtcggctgcggcgcgccgctgctgctgctcagcttCTTTGGCGTGCGGCTCAAGTCGAGGTGCTCCAGCGAGGACTCCGACGTGCTCGAATCGCGGCGCGCCCGCTCCAAGCCCGCATCCTCGAGCCCTACTTGTGTGCctcccgctgctgttgccgctgtgtgttgctgttgtggctgctgctgttgctgtgcggccagcatttttgctgctgctgtcgttgtaAAAGTTGGCTAATTGAGATCGTAAACGGCTGCTGCTTGTCTGCTGTGGTTAGCTGCAACAATAGGAATTGACATTAGAATTAACATGAGGCTAACGTAAACACTGCAACATATGAACGTGCTTAAATGGCCAAGTTCGAGTTGGCATTAGCATTAACAGGAGGTTTAACATTAGGATGCACATCCTTATATACCCAGTCTGTTGTTCAGAAGTTACCATTATCATTAACATGAGGCTTAGCTTGAGAATTACCCTAAACGTTTAGAAGAGACGGCATATAATGTTAACATTAGCTTTAACATGAGGATAACACAACGTTGAGCAATAAGACTCAGACTCACAGGAGACGGAGAAAACAGTAAGCGTTAATCTGAGAAACCTGCACTCCTATAGCCATGCAAGTGAACAAGATAAGTTAACATGAGGATTacaattaacattttatataacGATCAACGTCAAGTGCACGAACGCACTCCAATTGGTAATTTTAAGAAATAACAATATGAAGCTCGCAACGCATTTGTTGCAGTGTAATTTACAGGAATACATTTGAAtttggcgttgccagatcGCAGAATGCATTTTTGCACTGAAAGCCAAGAAGGAGAATGTGAACTGAAAAACAATTCCTTGAATACGGCAACATTTCCAATTGCCTGCGCTGATTGGATTACGCGCATTTCATTGGAAATCCCAGCGCAAATCTCGTATCTCCGTTTCAGCTGAAAATGCACGAACTGCTTTCGCTGCCAACCAGCTGATCGAACGCGTTGGGTTCTGTTAAACGAGACGTTCGCAAAACAGTTGCACATTTCTAACTGGGAACTGCAAACGGATGCATTTCGACAGCAACAAATTCCAATCAGAGCAAGTGCGTGCGCGAGCAAGacagccccccccccccttcccctACCCCCAACACTCTACaatcagctgctgctcatctCTAAtactcgcgctctctctctctctctctctcgctcgctcactACGTATCGATTTGTTATCGGTTCGTGCGCTTTGcgctttgtatttgttgcatttCCATTCGCTGCGCGCACATTTCTCATTAACATTTACCGTTATCtatggctgctgttgttgttgttgttgttgttgttgctgctgctgctgcgctcgTCGCCAATTGGAAATCctaagcagcaacagcaacagcaacaacatgttgacaaatttaaaagaaaacttttcaGCGATAacgttttggtttttgtttttgtttttgttgttttggctttggctttgcgtTTGGCTCTTCGATTTTGGTTGGTCGATTTCAATTTTCGAATGGTGACTCAGCCGCATGTTAAATCATTGAGATAAAGACACGCCCCCTGACCGATTCCCCCTCTCGCCCTGAAGCTCCCTCAGGCTATGACATTGCGAAATCCTCTCCATAATTTGCCTTTGGCTACACTCAGCGAaaaactttgttttctttcaatttcatttcaaactgaattttaagattttgacaaaattcaaattaaataattattgctGTTGTCATTTGTGACAAAATGTAAGATTTTTAGTTTTCAGaaactttattttcttaaGATTTCTGATTTTCATATTGAAATCGAATCGAATAAACCTTTTCTAACTGGCCGCAATAAAAACCATCGTGGATTTAAAGTTATTTACAAGTATTTTTTGATAATCTCTCAGGCTAAAAACTTTGTTTGGTTAGAACAGAAACTGTTTCATAGAAAAGAAATGCAATTTCTAGAGTTTTTTTTGAATCAAATTAAGTCAATTTGAGTTTGATTTTCTTCAACGAAAAGCAGCTCAAAACTGTTTTAAgttaaaaagtaataaaatatctaaaaagATCTGCAAAATGCgttttttaaagtattttcaaatagatttgtgttgcatattttgtttgcgaATCGCAACGAAACTTAAATCAAGCTGAGTtttaagcatttaaataaataacttgcTTGTTCTTTGACGAAATGGATCAAATTTAAAAGGGATCTTGAACCTTCAAAGCTTAAACTTGATCTATTTGCTGAAAAAACTCGTCAGTTGGaacatttaacaaattgtCTTCATTAGTTTTGTCCGAAAAGGCGGTTAACAAGGGGCGCAacccttttttgttttcggtcGGGTTCAGAGCTCAAAAGGGATTCCAAATTTATAATTCGGTCGGGCGCTTGAACCTTGAACCCGGCCGAGGGTCAATTCGATTAGAGGCTCGGAAAATCACACAATCAAGAGACAGGGTCGAATGCTTGCGACTATGAGTTACCCTAGAGTGCGCTTCAAGCTGGCTGCGTTCTCAACTCTCGTAACTTCGGTCCTTagagtccgatcttaatgaaattttggattttttaaTGTGGCAAATGGAAATGTAACCAAACCAAAGACCAAGATTCTTGCTACTTAAACGGGGGGGCAATGGGTTAGGCATACGATGTAGAGTTAGGTTTCTAGCTTTCGGAACTCAGTTCTCAAAATATACTTTTAAAAGATGTGAAAATGCCAGAAGATATTGAAGAAAAATTAGAGTAATATTTCGAATTTGAGGCTCTAGACTTTGTAGTTTTCGAGATTAAGGCGTTTAAATGGGCAGACAGAGCGGAAAGACGGATCTGGCTAGCTCAACTTAGcactgatcaggaatatatctatatagatatatactcGGAGAATATCCCCatcacatttcacacatttcgCACACAACAATTTCCAATAGCTTAAGAGTATCGTAAAGTATAAAAACTTGTCCCTTAATCCAGCCTGGGctctgatatatatatatatatatatagaaatatatattttactgttattttcatatttgcatGTAATCCATGAAAATCGCTTTTCACACGACACTTGCACAAATTCTTTTGTGacacatgaaaaaaaaattgtttgcaattttttaccaagaaaaaaaaaaaaaatattgtttattgaatttgtattGAAATTCTTTacctttgttttgtttgggttttttgCACAATTTGGCGGCGGCATTCGAAGccgtttattttttcttctaaatttaacttaataaataaatttatttatttattattgttattattttgtttttttttttttttttggtttaagTTTTTCACTAGTTGTCacttttgtttgttaattTGGTTGaatttcgttgttgttgttgtttttgttgttttgttgttgttgttgcactcaattattattataaaataattaatttgtagCACGTTTCTttggtttaattaaattaaaaaaaaaaaaaataaaataatttaatttcattgacTTTTGGGCAGTCAAGAAATTTGCAccaagtgttttatttttttgtgtgtaaTTTTTAACTGTAATTTGGCTGTCTCTTGTGTGTCTGCTGTTTCGTTGTATCCCGTTTTGCTGTCGCAGCGCGCCGCAGATGCTTTCACGTTGACGCGCACACGAGTTCTGAGCGCAGCCGCGGCGCAAGCGTTCGGCAGAGCCTCTCGCTGTGGCAGCtttatctatgtgtgtgtgtgtgtgtctgtcgcTCTGCTCGTGCGCTGCTGAGAAGAATGCAGACGTATTGAAGAAGTCGAAGAGtaggaagcagcagcaacaacaataacagaaaaaaaatatatatgtatgtataaaaaaataaataacaaattcaaGACGTCTTTTCGGTTCGACTTCTGAATTGTATTTGAACGCAtctataaaattgtatttataaaagcGCAGAGCAGAGCCCAGCGCAGAGCGCAGAGCCAGCGTAAgcgtcggcagcagcagcagcagcagcagcagcagcagctggctaACAGCGACATCGACATCTGAGCGACGAGCAGTGAGAGAGAACGCAATGGCTGCCTCTGCTCAGAGTAtgcgtttgtatgtgtgtgtgtgtgtttgttgagTGTGAGAGCTGAacgactgcggctgcggctgctgttgctgtgttgGTGGGTTTGCTTGGCATTGGTATTGGTTAGATAAAACTGCAGAGTAGCTCAGCTGACGCCGACGTCGCTGTCGTCGTACGCTGCTCGTTAAATCTTTGGCGCAAaggaggcagcagcaacagcagcagcagcagcagcggcagaggcagcagcagctttgctGCGCTGCTTCTTTGTTGGATTTTTCtttcgtttcattttatttttggacgCAAATAGGATTACACTTGGTTTcggtatgtgtttgtgtgtgtgcttgtgtgtgtgcacgcaTGTTGCTTGCGTGTGCTGTGGGTGCGTGTGCGCGCTAGAGCGAGCGCGCGCTATATAGCACACACgcatacgtacatatgtatgtgtgtatgcaagctatgtatgaatgtgcatatgtatggcGCAGCCACCAGGAGCTGAAGTGCTCTGCTtttcatatgcatgtgtgtgagtgtgtgtgtcttatgTAAATGTGGCTCTGCATGAAGAActtggtacagggtatctcctttTTAagcatatacgtatatataacAGATACTTGCTTCTGttatacacatgtacataaatatgtataacatGTGCATTTGAGAACATGGGAAATCTTGTTGCCATTGGCTACTTTACTGTTATGCTTTTTtcttcccccccccccccccccccccgcatATTGTACAGTGGCAACTCCCTTGAGCAAACAGTCTATTAATGGGGAATTCCTGCTTTTGGAATATAGCAAAGAAATACttaaatacagaaaaaaagaaatacttaaaaaaaggaaaaagggATGTATTaaatgttgtgtttttttttagaacttgcaaatttgttgtcttttttttttttattttttttatttttttgtgcgtTTGATGCAGAAGAATGAAGCGCTGTTCCTTGTTAGAGCTTCCACAGTGCATATTGCCCGGCATTGCACGatccaaatgtttttctttttatatttaaacattgtAAACAGCTtcttttttagtttatttaggGTTGTCTTTGCCAAAGTTGTAACTTAAGATGTTAATCACATTAGTTTTCCGCCCAATTTCCACATTTGAGTACTTAGAAGTTTCAGCTTGCCAtcaatcatcaatcagtcagtcagtcagtcagtcagtcagtttgtTGATATACATCTAAGTATTTTCCGGTTGGTCTGCTGgattatgcacacacatgcgcgtCTCTTGCGATCGATCATAAAATGTGCACTTTGACCTCCGCGCCCTACGGAATGCGCTTCCCTCAACCTTAACCTCAAACTTGAAAAACTCATCAGAAACGGAAGTAAAAGACGTTTCGAGCTGActttgtcgctgctgctgctgttgttgttgttgttgttgttgttgtcgtcacAGTTGACCGCCTCATAAAGGTGTGCAACaaccacacacgcacacaccttcctacacacacacacacacacacacacacagacagaggcAGCGGCCAGATGAGTGTCAGCTgccaaaaaatgcaaatgaattaaCGGCGATGCCCGCttgaaataattaatttgtatccgaaataacaacaaaatgtggCGTTCTTAATGAAAAAGcatatatactaaatatttcttttaatactttttatgttttatcaACCAAAAATCAGTTGAATTCCTTATATGCCAATTTGTGGGATCAAAAATATCCCTAATCTTAGCTTTGGCATGGCAACCCTGCGACCATAAACACAGCCTTGGTACGTTCGGCATTAAATATGGCAACCCTGTGTCCACATACGcccacacatgcacacatacacgcatcAAGGCGTTATCGataatcagcagcaacagcatcgcACTTGCCAATCGATTGCATGTTGACCGATAAATTGCAGCAACGGcggcgacaaaaaaaaaaaaaaaaagcacaaaaggGCGGCCAGAAACAAGAAGAAAggcaataaaatacaattgcaaaaacaaaagaagcagcagccagcagaaAAGTCGAGCatatttgtaataaattcATGCAGACACaggtatgcatgcatgtatgtgtatatgaatgcatgcacacaaagatattgtgcaaaaaaaatgcagcaagAGTTCAATACACTTCGccggccacacacacacacgcacacatacgcacacaggcagacacacacaagcgcatgCAGCGCGCACGCATGGGCCacgcgctcacacacacacacacacacgcacgcacacgcacacgcacacgcacgcaaaaACAGACGAGCGAAATAcacgtgcaacaacaacaacaacaacagcaacaacagcagcagcaacaactgctgtttgtaaaaatttaataatatttacgtTATATTTATAATGAACTTGAAAAACAGTGTGTATGCATTTGCACCGTGGTGCATGGCTGCTAGAAATGCCAAAGAAATTGGCATGCGTTGCGGCAGCAGCTTTTAAAGCAGCGCACGCAGCACTGTGGCTGACGCCCGACGCCTCCAAAGTGGCGCttcacaacagcaacaacaacaacaacagcaataacaatagtAACGGTAACAGCGCGTGTGGCAATGCGtgttaaataaacattaaaagcagcagcagcagcagcaacagcacatTGCAAtctttgttgccttttgcatttttgttgttgttgttattggttggttttttttttttttttttgtttatgcgaACAGCTGAGAAACGGTT
This window of the Drosophila virilis strain 15010-1051.87 chromosome X, Dvir_AGI_RSII-ME, whole genome shotgun sequence genome carries:
- the LOC6634396 gene encoding LOW QUALITY PROTEIN: ras-responsive element-binding protein 1 (The sequence of the model RefSeq protein was modified relative to this genomic sequence to represent the inferred CDS: inserted 1 base in 1 codon; deleted 1 base in 1 codon), producing MLAAQQQQQPQQQHTAATAAGGTQVGLEDAGLERARRDSSTSESSLEHLDLSRTPKKLSSSSGAPQPTSTPHEATSRKRKLRQLQQQPQQLLSDEDEEQLQLQQQQQQQQQLLEQSAQRLRHKQRRSGNAVAAAAAASASIVVDYSAGGDASSLRKKFRLNRSSASSINGNNGELSESGFVDGSAHSGYLLSASSAAQSASASAAQQQQQQQLASSSSSGGSSPQGLCHSSAESGIGAGDEHMKYVCPICEVVSATPHEFTNHIRCHNYANGDTENFTCRICSKVLSSASSLDRHVLVHTGERPFNCRYCHLTFTTNGNMHRHMRTHKQHQTTQQQQPTQQQQQQTQQQHAPQQHAQQQHAQQQQRRQQHAGAAAGRAESYESDASCSTDVSSSSSASSSNNSNNNNNNNNNNSEQTNKNNSNSNGEHKQQQQQLLLACKQRRPKTNINNNNILSDEEQPKQPKSEPEPELEPEPELDSDADADAESVDVAQMITSTPDVATLLATGGGGGSTPSPSPGLQSCPACNTGEFETLPALCAHLDAAHPDIPAKCRECEVIFASHRQLQAHSCRGQLQLPPLLGASSSPLHKLEEHEHDQEQHEQQQYADEEEEEEEQLASSERDEFFQQLYLKGKAGGLPSPIKREPSEQRQDLADIQSILHMTSSSCTSSFLRNFEQSVNTPCSSQYSLDGRDGEEEAQDAFTSEFRRMKLRGEFPCKLCSAVFPNLRALKGHNRVHLAAVGAAGPFRCNMCPYAVCDKAALVRHMRTHNGDRPYECAVCNYAFTTKANCERHLRNRHGKTSREEVKRAIVYHPAEDASCEENNKRAAGQDTDLAELSYRSLSPPPPLPLPLPPPATESQLKHMLLAEPCTKPPLPTPATPLKIQVKSLDQLVEKPPAPPAMDLSMDVLDLSKKPTXAAGAPARTGTRTRTGARAAPATAATGATGATAATVQQQQQQQLFGGDATTQYMQQLLRNLMFQQTPGFSFFSYMAPPPPATATTATDKSQANAAATPATVAAMPVPMPMAVPVPVPAGGPVKMVIKNGVLMPKQKQRRYRTERPFACEHCSARFTLRSNMERHVKQQHPQYYAQRQRSGHHVMRGRAASSNAAAAAAAAAAAAAAAAAMSNLAQQQQQQQQQHAHPPISEQVKYAILAQQLKARKDTDLLQQALAHGSSSALLHFNYNNNNNNKQEQQQQQPHPGNNQNGAAADDDEPPKLIIDEDDEVEEEEFDDTDEEPEEELEMEEDDEEQAEQLVEPATAATPTLQRPGTPIEAAKKVAESILEQVIKAQAKPDPDPESDAVAMPTPTTAAAAAAAAAAAVAATPTPTTMKTMIAQAESVAKSLKDVASSPFKDESQDLVPVAKLVDNATSNQVSFNSYFRPSDVANHMEQSDEEGLVASGSASESNNSGTEDVTSSSCNEPKKKSAYSLAPNRVSCPYCQRMFPWSSSLRRHILTHTGQKPFKCSHCPLLFTTKSNCDRHLLRKHGNVESAMSVYVPTEDVSEPIPVPKSVEEIALEEQRRRKAAEAEREREREREREREREREREREREREREQQQQLIQQLTAAAQLRQQLAAAAAVAAAGAGAGNSPTGGEGNGSELPYKCHLCEFSFGERLQCLEHIKQLHGQEFALLLAKGAIETEALHDQQLPNPQQQQPLATAGSEDESLAPAGRGNGKYPDYSNRKVICAFCVRRFWSTEDLRRHMRTHSGERPFQCEICLRKFTLKHSMLRHMKKHSGRSHNGEQGASDCSDDEQMATPPGTPTPTPQSMAMPSNNNNNNNNNSCQNNNNKQSLRLDKTPDWRLQKDKMGDATPSAGGAAAAAAAAFGMASGDLIGNLLGISDQGILNKLLSSADEAAKLLGVEK